The sequence below is a genomic window from Budorcas taxicolor isolate Tak-1 chromosome 4, Takin1.1, whole genome shotgun sequence.
ggcataaatatttttttatattaggTATATTAACCATTCCATATTGGTAGCAAATATTTTTCCATGCTCACTGACTTGTAATTGTGTGTTTCTGTTGTATAGAAACGTATATTTTCCCAGTTAAATCCGTACCATTTTTCCTTTGTAGTTTCAATTTACTTTTAAGCTCAGAGCATTCCTTTTTCATTCATAAATCAAATATCTACTTTTTTCtagatcttttttattttgtctgcTTGTTCCTTACATCTCACTACTGGGTCCATGTGAAATTTATTTTGGTATGTGGAGGGAGATGAGGCCCTAAAATGGTTTTAACTAACTGCTTCAGCGTTAGTTAAAGGAAAGCCCTTCCTTCCATTGAATTATAATACCACTCTTAATGGTGTATTAAGAGTGTGTTCATAGGCGTGGCTTTTCTGATTGTCTGCTCTCTGAGCTGGCCGTCTAGTCAGTCCCTGTCCATTCTCTTCTGTTGATTTCACCTCCCCCTCAGTTGCTTCTACCTGGGAGCTGGGCACTGCAGTGACCTCAGTGATCAGTCTGCTTTTGGTCTCTTCCAGCGAATTGCATCTTCAAGTAACATAATATATAACAAGTATCTTTGGAGGTTTAATCCTCAAAAGCACGCATAGTAGTTTCTATAGAAACTGAGAAACTTTATTCTGCACCCCTGGACTCACACCTTAGTTTTCTCAGCCCTGTCAAAAGGACAAACCTGAAACAATTTAGTAGCTACTTGACTCATTCCTTCACTCACGGGAAAACAAGCCACAGATCAAGGGAGCACAGCACCGCAGGAGCAGGGGAGCACCCTTCCTAGGGATCTGGGGCAAGAGTGAGTCCCACAGAGCACTGGAAGAGGTCTTATGACCTGTAAGGACACCCTGACCTCGTAGCCAGCAGGCCCTGCTTCCTAGGGAAGGTGAACTGGCTAAGGCTGCTGGAGGGCTGTGCGTGGTGTATGTTAGGTTTCCTTGACAGGTGTTTCTCGCGCAGGCTGACTTGGGTTTAGATTTGTGACCTGGGCCAGGCCACTGGAGCCACCTCATTTTATGAGCCTCAATACACAAATGAACTTTATCAGCCAAAACCTGTGGGCTTTGGGAGGAGATCCCCAGATCTTCTGTGAGGACACAGACCTACTGCCTACTCGGCAGCAGGAAGAAGGTGGAGGTCTGACAGCAGAGACCCTGGCAGAGCAGAGAACACACAGGAGCCGCAACGTCAGCCCTTCCCGAGCATCCCACCCACCGGCAAGCACCAGGCCTCAGTCAGTGCCCCTCCACGAGTGACCAGGGGAAGACCCGCTTTCTGAGGGAAGGAGCAGGAGGGCCCAGCACATGTGCAGCTCAGTTTGTCTGCGACTGGCTGAGTTATCTTGCTTGAGTTATGAAGCCATTTTATGTGCGTTACAGGCTCCAGGTGAGAGGCGCACCCTTCTGTGTGGGGATGGAGGGCAAGTCCTAGAAGACTTGGTTTCCTCCGGCCAACTCGCAAAATACGTCTGGCAAAACTGAAGGACTAAGGCTTAGTGACGGTCTATCAGtcttcacctcctcctcctcctcctcctccttcctcctgacTGCTGGGGGCAAACCGTGATCACTAGCTTTAGGGcagggcttccaggcagggctGCCAGAGACGAGGCCCAGCACTGCTCCCACCCCATCAGGAGCTctccacacccccagccccaccgccTGGGACACGTGCCTCAGGTTCGGGGAGCAGGGGCTTGAGGTGATGAAGCAGCGCCTGGTGAGGACGTAATCCACACCTCTCACCCTGGCCTCCGAGGCCCCAGGGACCCGGGTGCACTCGCCCGCCCAGCCTCATCCTGTCCCCCTGGTCGGCGGGCTGCCACCCCGCCCCCAGTCTGCTCCTCTCCCAACGCAGTATCTCTAACCACTGCCCCCTCCTTCTGGAAGACTCTTTGCCTGGCTCTTTCAACAGCCCTCAGGCCTCAGATCGGACGCCCACCTCGCGCACAGGCATTCCCCCCCCACCGGCCCTCCCCTGGAGGCTCATCGCTTCCTgctgccaggctctctgtttCACGCCATCCTGTTTATCTGCTTTCCCAAATCGCTTCAAAACTTAGCATTATCTTTGTGAAAACATGTGCTTGGTGTCTGGTGCCCCAGCTGCCCTGCGTGTTGCTTACTGCCCAGGGCCTGTGACTCAGGGGACCGTCCCATGTGTGTGACCCCGGAGGCCACAGGATGGCCTGGTCAGTACGGGGGGGACAGTGACTCCGGGCAAgtgcaggaggcagagaggacagGAGCAGCACAATCCAGAGGGAAGACTGAAGGGACCTCCCTGGAGCCCCAGTGGTTGAGAccgacttccaatgcaggaggcgtggatttgatccctggtcaggaaactaaggagTCTCACAGGCCACAGGCTACGGCCCAAAAGTTTTAAACAAGAGTGACAGCCAAAGGCAGTCACTGGTTTCCAGTACTATTATCTGTCTTCAAACTCTCCTTTAGGTCCTGTGAgtcttcttttcaaatttttttttccctgatgtgaccatttttagtctttattgaatctgttacaatattgcttctgttttttatgttttggtccctgtgggatcttagcgccgcaaccagggatcgaacctgcaccccctgcattggaaggcaaagtcttaaccactggatcgccagggaagttcctgggtCCTGTGAATCTTAGCCTCCTGGAAACTGCACTGTGAAGTCCTCCCAATAAAAACCAAATAAGAATGGGTCCCAAGGTGCAGGCACTTCctcatttttaaggatttttttccccccactaaaaacatttttttgaccTTTGTTCCCAGCTGGATAGTCTGCTTGCCAGCAGGGCTAATGAGCAACAAAGCAACTGCACCAACAGCGAGTTAATATTAATGGAGCCGCTGAGACAGTCTATCCCGGTGGCTCGCCGGAGGCAGAGGGCCAGCGGGCGCTCCACTCTGCAGTCTCATGGTGTAGTCATGTTTCTGCTGGCCGAGCTGCTTTATTTacatggaaaaattaaataaatccaGATGTCACAGCATTCCATAAAAAGCCACCGTTGGTCCGGCTGTCCATGCAGCCTCTGAAACCCGGGTGCTGGTGCCGTCTTAACACACTCAGGCAACACTTCTGTGGCCTCGTTTTCAGAAATAAGAACCTGGGCTCACATTTCTGCAGGAGGAAATATGACAcgtttcccttccttcttccctttttgTTTGCTTCTGTCAGGAGCCACACCCAAACCATGAACACACTGGTCCCCAGTGGTGCGCAGCCAGACACGCTCCCGTCAGGGCCGGGGCCTCCTCTGGCAAGCCGGCCCTCTCCTCCACCAGGCTctgtttctctgactttcttcTGCTCGCGTTTTCTCCCCTGGACTCCGCTGCCTCTCCGTTCCCGCTGCAGCCCCACCCTCCGCCTCTCCTGGCTcttctctgtctcccctccccccCGAACCACTGCCTCCTGGGCAGCACCACGGCAGAACCAGTCCACTTGTACGGATCAAATTAGCTCCTTTCAGTCTCACAACAACCCCCAGGAACAGGCCAGCAGGTGCTCTGAGGGCAGGGACATTGGCACGGGCAAGCCTGTGAAATGCTCAAGGTCATATGCTGTGAGTGACAGGATAGGGCCTGAACCCAGCTGGTCTGGCACTAAGGTCCACGCACTTGATCGCCACGTCCCTAACCCCATCCCAGAGCCATCGGCGCCAGACACCAGTGAGGCCAGGCCCTCCAGGGACACTCTGGTCGTGAACACCAGCCCTAGCGTCTCCCCTAGaactcacttctctgagcctcaacttcCTCTCCACGATGATAATAATTTAAGTAATACTTACTAGGTAATGTTCCCCAGGCTGCACgtaaatcatctcatttaatttccaCAACATCTACAAAACACGTtctattattatacccattttccagatgagaaacctagacagagAGATGTTCACGTAGCTAGTCAATAGCAGAGCGGGGATCTGAACCCTGGACACACAGCTTCAACATCGATGCTCAGCCGCACTGCTCCATAGCTTCCCCACCATGCTAGATGAAAATGCCAGGGTGTCTGCCCATTATAGATGTGAGCATGAGAGGGGAGGACACGTGCGGGGGCCCGGCCtggggaggcagagctcaggctcttACGGTGATTTCACAGTCCTGCCCGACAGGCTGCACCAGCCTCACCTGGGGAAGGTACTGAACTTCACGAAGCCTCCGTTTTTCCCTCTGGAACATGGACCTGATAACGTAAATGTGTTCCCACAGTGAACTTAACACTGGACTGGCACAcagtaaacacacaaaaagattccGAGTTTAGTATTTAATCATTAAGTCCTCAGTCAAGCTAGATTCCTTCTCAGACACACCTTCCAGGGATCACAAAGACTTCTCGAAGCAAGTTCTGCCCTTATGGTCCCCTACAGCTTTCTTAAGTCATTAATGAGAAGAAAAAGCCCGGGAGATGAATTTGTAGCCCATAACAACCTAAAGACCCACTCGTTTTTCTTTCGAGCTTCTGTTCCACAAAACTTGCAAGCTCTATAGCATCTGATGGCAGCAAAATGATAACACCCAGGTTTTACCAGGCAGTTCTCAGGGCCGTGGCAGCAACTGGTCGGCAGCCTCAGCCGTCAATCACACGAGAGTCCGTCCTTGCAGGTGGCCTCACTGTCCAACCCCTGAAACTACAGGCTCACATGCATCTGAGAAACAGGGGATAAGCTTGAGGAAACTGACATTTAGgaaatgggaagaagaaaaaaacagagaaggacCTGAAGGAAGAGAGCCAGGACAGAGAAGTAGGTCAAAAAAATCAGAGCGAGGCATTTACGAAGCTCTGTGGGCCATGGCTGGACGTTCACGCTGCATTCAGAGGTTGCTTGGTGGATATTCACAGACGTGCCAGGGAGTGTTCAGGGTGTAACAGTTAAAGACAGATTCTGATAGAGACAGACGGCCATAGACTTTTGTCTAATTTGCATAACATAAAGTTCCTTACCCTCATGAGGTTTACATTCTATTGAGGGCTGtaggcagaagccaacacaaagTATTTAGGATGTTAAGATGGTGGGAAATGCTACCGAGGGAGAGCAGGGTGCCGTGGAGGAGCCGTCACAGGTTCAAGATGCCAGCCAGGGACAGCATCACTGAGAAAAGGATCTCTGAGCAGAGACCTCAAGGGAGGCAGCAGACACGTGACAACGGAAGAACACTCCAGGGAGGGGAACGCCAGCACAGAGGCCCGAGCTTGTCTGAAGGTTTCGGAGGATGCTCAAGGAAGCCAACgtggcaggagctgcaggaggggGTGGAGAGCAGGAATAAGGGGAGAAGGTGTCCAGGGGTGACCGGGGCACTAACAGCCCTGCGGAGCCCTGTTCCCGAGGAAGCAGGAGGAAGGCCACATGACTGCAGACGTCGTCCCGGGAGTGGACGCCCGCGGCATCCAGAGTCTCTCCGGGTAACAAGCTCCAGGACACGACACGCCGGCCGGGCACAGCACACTGTCCGTCCCCGGCCCAGGAATTCAGGCGTTCCAGTCTCGTCCCCACCCTCTGGGACTAAAGGGCACACTTGTAGACACTTGCCGGCCTCTCCCATGGGCACCTAGAGGGCTTATTAAACACTTCATGGATGAAGGAGAATTTCCCGCTGGCAGCCTCTGATGTGAGGGACAGTGCAGGGGCCCCCAGAATGCGTCACTTGGGACAGACATACAGGtggtgaacttgggcaaatggCGAGAAACTAAATAAGGCCCAACTGTACATACAAAGTCTTGCTACTGAATATCATTAGACCTTCAGGCAGGAAGAATGAattgaaaaaaacagaatgacatGAGTGACTACAGGGGTGGGAGGGTATCTTTGCTAAGTCAGGGTAGACAGGGAGTTGTGTGGGCATCTCACATGTTGGGACAGATGGAAATGGAATATGTGAAACCACGACTAGAGCAGTGGCAAATCGTTTTTAGTGCCTAAGTCactgccaccccacggactgtagcccaccaggctactcggtccatgaaattttccaggcaagaataccaaagtgggttgccatttcctcctccaggggatcttcccgactcgagGATCAAATCcccgtctcccgcattggcaggtgggttctttaccactgagccaccagggacgccccggTGACAAAGCAGAAGTTATAAATAAGTGCATGACCAGTATTTGTATACAAGGCACATAATGATTAAGCTGGCAGATATCCCAGCATATAAGAAAGCGTCTGGGAGCTGGAGACTGTAGCTACAGACCTCCTCTGTAACAGAAGGTCGATGGGCAGTTTGGAAAGTCCATTCTGACACAGGAAACTAGAGAGAGCATGCGCTGGGCCTCCGGCCATCTGAAGTGAATAAACCAGTGTCGGTGGCAAGAGCCGGCCTCCCTGCTCGGTCAGCCCTTCTCAAGTGTTCCTTACAGTCAGGGGAGAGGCCAGGGATGGACCCATGCTGGGAAAAGCTCCCCAGGCACCGCTCTCTGCCAGGCGTCCTGCACTCGAGGCGTGGGCTGCCAGAGGGACTGGCAGGGTGGCAACCTGCCAGGGCACTAATCCTTCCTGATGCGACCTCAGGAAGGTTTCGCACTTTTAACACAAAAGTGGCAAGAACGTAATTTAGAAGACCGGGACCCTATGGCTGTGCTGCTTCCAACCATCATCCTATTGATGTGAAAACTTCAGGGGtgcttaaactaaaaaaaaaaaccacaaagtgCCTCAGATGAGTGGTCTGAGAGTATTTTCCTTCTGGTGACAAACGTGAAGCCACACACTTTCACTGAGTCCAGATTTGTGTCTTGGTTCAGGGGCCCTACTGCCACAAAAGGGTTATGCTTTATGATGACCGTTAGAATAGCAAAACACTAGCAGCCTTTATTTATAAAGAGATCACATACACtgacaaacaaaaaccaaaactaaaaacaacagaaaaaaaaaaaaaaggaactgacagcattccacaccccaccccccggaaaaaaaaaacaaaaagccagaGAGTCAACAAACACTCGAAAAACATTTACTCAACAACAGCAATGCTGTGTCATTTTTCATCATCGAAGATGAGAAGCTGAGAAAATTCAATAGAGGAGATGATGAGACAAGCACTCTCAAACTTCTGGTGGAGGAATATACTGATTCACAAACACAGTCACCATGGCATTATTTACAGTACTGCGAAACAGTGTTGTAAAACAGAATATATAGAAACCATACACCGAAACAAAGTcataaaacagaatatataaaCCATACACGATAGTGCAGCTAACCCAGCCACTAAAAACTCTGTTTAGGAAACATTGCTAGTGGCAAAGGGAAATATCCATGCTACAGTGAGGTTTACAAAGGATACAAACACACATGTTTACGCAATCCCAACTATATAAAACAAAGTTACAGGAGGAACTGTGTCGCTGGGTGGTTATTTCTACAACCTTGAAGTTATCAACAATTTTTAGTCTTGTCTCCATACTTtcacatttttctgattttctacaACCAACATGCCTTACTTTATTAAAAACAGGAAAGACTTCACTTAAAAATAGCAACAGTGACTCAGCAGTCTCCCTTCTGCCCGCTGAGGGAAGCACAGGCTTATCATTAAAGGGAATTAAAGAGCTCACTGTGCTGAGGACAAGATTACAAGGATTGTTAAAGGGCCAACACCAAACAAAAAAATCCGGGTAGGCTCTCAGGAAGGCAGAGAAGGGTGCCCGAGGGTTTTCCCACCAAATAACCATATCCTTTCACTGGAATTAGAAAAGAGAAGCTAGGCCGAGCCCCCAAGCTCTCTGTCCACAGCCCGAGAAGCACGGGgggcaccccccccccaccccccgcactgAGCGCGGAGCCCCTCCCCTCACGGAGCTCTGGTGTCTTGTTAGACGTGCGTCAGATCAGCACGTGCGGTACCTAAAGGATGCTATGTGACATTTTCactcattcagaaaaaaaagttcCTACTGTGGATAGGCACCATTCTGGGGATAAAGTAGACAGACTGTTCCCCAGAAAGATTACACCAGGCGGGGAACACACATTCTGACCTTCAGCTACATCAGAGTGTGGGCTGAAGTAGTCTGAGAAAGGTGGCGAAAACCCAGCAGGACCCAGCGAGGCAGAGAACAGGGagctggtgaggggcagggaggcctggcgtgctgcagtccacggggccacagagtcggacgcgactcaGCGACTAGACTGGGCTGAACCGAGGAGCGGCGTGACTGGGCGGCGGTCGGGAAGGGGGATGGCGGGCAGGGGCCAAGCGAGGGAGGGAGGACCCAAAGGAGCAGGGCCTGCCTGCAGAACCCAAGTGCAAGTTCTCAGCCGCCCCAGACAGTGGAGCTGGGACTGAACTCTATCTGCTGAAGGGCCGAGAGGAAGGAAACCAGGACTGCTACCCACACGTCTGCTCACAGCCTCTCAGctccagctttgttttgttttgttctctatTGAAACCTCCAAAAGGTCAgtcaagagaggaaaggaagtcaAAAACAAAGGCTTTGGGTGCCTGGGGTGCTGCTGTGTGAGGCGGCTGTACaacctcctctgagaagccccAGGCATCTTTTTGCATTAAGCCTGATAATAACATTTTTTCAAGCCCAAGTGGAACAAGCTTGAAATAAGAAAAGTAAGATGGAGCATTTATACACAGGCAACCCAACTCCCAGCCTACTGGTTCTTGGACCACTGAAGCAAGTGGACTCTTATTTCCCCACTGCACAGTGGTATAAATCTGGATTCCAGCCCTGGAAGTCCATCCGACACCCCAAAATTCCTACATCCATCAAAAATTTAGATACAGGCTTTTACAAATACCTGTTAATATGCAAACCTGTGCAAACTGTGTTCCTGTTGGCAATTTTCCCCATGCCATGGGCTGGAATGGTTAAAACTTCTCACCCTACCAGTCTAACAACATGGACTAAAcacatcattttaatatttgataCATCTTTGTCTCTGCCAAAGAAGTTGCTGATAAATCCTTATTCTCATCAGCAGCCTACTACAGACTGAACGTCTGTGTCCCTCCACATTTGTTCACTGAAGCCTAACCCCCAGCATTTGGAAGTGGGGCCTTAGGGAGGTGATGAGGGCAGAGCAGGGATTCACACTATCCCCTCTTGAATAGGATCAGTGCCCTTAAAAAAGAGGCCCCTGAGAGCTCCCGTGTCCCTTCCACCCCACACACAGCGGGGAACCAGGAATCGGGCCCCTACTACACCCCGGATCACTGGCGCCTTGATTTGGGGCTTGCCAGCCtccaaaaccaagaaaataaatctctgcAGCCGACGAGCTGCCCCGTCCACAGTAACCTGCGGCAGCAGCCTGCGTAACAGACGCTACCCTCCCCACGGCCTGTCCACACCCTGTCCCCCTCGTGGCTTTCCTCTGTCTGTCCACGTGCAGGATGAGTGTGGGGTGGTCAGGCAAACCTCCAGCCAgcatggggaaaggggaggggctgTGCCTCCCAAGGGGGCTTCCAGAAGCTGATCGCCAGGGCAGTCCCCAGGGGCCACTGCTGTCCACCAACCCCTGCACTGCCCACCAAAATGGGCAGCCGTGGCCAGGGCTGGGTTTGGTTTTGTCTTGAAGGAAGTAGGCCACAAGTCTCTGTGGAATTCCAGAACAGGAGTTTGAGAAGAaactgggagggaggcagggcgaGCTGGACATTCACGGTGTGACCTCCCCTACAGGGACCCAGAAGGCGCCCTGTGAATGGCATGAAGATGACTGTCCTGAAGTCAAAGCGGTGCAGCCAGCTGCTGTTCCTCGGCACAATGGCCCTCACGGTCACAGTCATCGGCCTGCTCTTCTTTGCTCTCCTCTGGAAGGCCGGCAACCTTGTGGACCTGCCCAACCTCAGGGTTGGCTTCTACAACTTCTGTCTCTGGCACGAGGGCTCCGGCGCCCTGCAGTGCTACCAGTTCCCGGAACTGGAGGCCCTGGGTGTGCCTCGAGTGGGCCTGGCCCTGGCCAGGCTCGGCGTGTACGGGGCCCTGGTCCTCACCCTCTTCGTCCCCCTGCCTCTCCTCCTGGCCTGGTGCAATAATAATGAGGGGGAGTGGCAGCTGGCCGTGGGCTTCCTGGCCACGTCCTCCGTGCTGCTGGCCAGTGGTCTGGGCCTCTTCCTCACCTACACCTGGAAGTGGCTCCAGCTCTCCCTCCTGGGACCTGGGGCTCTAGCTCTGGGCGCTGCCCAGACCTTGCTCATTGTCTTGCTTGTGGCCACAGCTGTGTTCCCTCAGAAGGCAAAGTACAGGAGCTGGGGAGCTGCTAGCTCTGTCTAAAGGCTTATGTGATCGCAAGGGTTCGCTTTGAACTGTGCTCAGAGAAAGCTGCCAGAGAACGCACGGGCCGGTGTGTCTTCTCGGCCACCCTGTTTCACACCCAGCGCTGAGCAGACTGGACCCACCACGGAGGGGGTGGGTGCCCAACGTCAAGGAGGACAAGACTTCTTAGGATAGGGTGGTCTGTCCTTTGGGACTTCTAAGACACCCGAGAACCACATAGCTCATTGTTGCAAGAATTCCTGCTTTAGTTAACTGACCTGAGCAAGCCATTCTGACTTGATCCTCAGAACAATGGGGAGATAAGGCTTCCTGTCATTGGGGCCAGATTTCCAGGACAAGCTGCCAAATGCCAGACGGGAACCCGGTGACGGTTTATGAAGGAACGCCTCAGTGTCCCTGGGAACCCAGCCTACCAAGCGTCCCATCTCCATTCGAGACAATGCTCCCAAAGGCCAAGGAGTGATCTGAGGGATTCACAGGACAGGCacagagaagagcctggcggttTTGAATGTTCCCCTGAAAAGGCTCCTGGACCTGCAGACAGACAGAACAGGGGTCTAACCACTGCACACGAGCAGCCCGCTCCCAGCACACGACCCGGGTGTTCAGGAGCCCAGGACGCCAGGTCCCTGGTCAGGAGAGGACGATGAGCGGACTGAGCTGGCCCACGTCCATGCAAACGCCGCATGCCCTCCCATCTCACCCTGCGCCAGAAAGGATACGAGCACCACTCACGCACGGGGGCACTGTGTGTATTCTTCAGCATCTGTTACACTGACAATCTACAGCACGTGATCGCCTCATCCCATGCCTGTGCAAAGCCACACTGAATAGAGGCAGAAACACGGACTCCAGTGTGATGTCTtgtcctctgtgtctcttttgggcTCCTATCCCACTCTTACTTTCTAACTGCCCAGGGGCTGAGGCCTAGAAAGGCGGCAGAACGTGGCGGCCCAGGGGAGGAGGGCTGTCTGGTTGGTCGGGAGGCCTCCCAATCTGTACATGGAACAGCAGGCAGGCTTTCAAGGgggagcccagccctgggggAAGGTGTCTAGTTCAGGGTTGGACCAACAAGGGCTCACTGACCAACTGACACGTGACGgaagtgattttaaaaacagGCTTCTTCCTTAAGGTGGCCAAACCGTAGGAACTGCAGTGTACATAGCAGCCATACTGGTTTTTCCTTGAAAATTATTAAGCTGACTCTTCAGTTCCAGTAAGTTTG
It includes:
- the TMEM140 gene encoding transmembrane protein 140; its protein translation is MKMTVLKSKRCSQLLFLGTMALTVTVIGLLFFALLWKAGNLVDLPNLRVGFYNFCLWHEGSGALQCYQFPELEALGVPRVGLALARLGVYGALVLTLFVPLPLLLAWCNNNEGEWQLAVGFLATSSVLLASGLGLFLTYTWKWLQLSLLGPGALALGAAQTLLIVLLVATAVFPQKAKYRSWGAASSV